In Candidatus Rokuibacteriota bacterium, the genomic window GACGAGCTGATCTTGCGCGTCCACGCCCCGGCCCCACTTCTTAGTGGCGGGCGAGAGCCACGCCGTGTCGGGCGGCGGGATCGTCCAGAACTTCCCCTCGTAGCGGAAGGTCTCGCGGGTCCACGCCAGCTTGATGATGGTGAGCGCCTCCTCGAAGGCTTCCCGGTTGATCTGGTCCATCTCGCTCTTGTCCGAGCGGGTGGCGCCCACGTGGATGTGCTGGGCCAGCGTGTTCACCCAGCGCGTCTGGTAGCCGCGCGCGAAGCCGGCGTAGGCGCGCCCGCCGGAGATCTGGTCCAGGATCGCGATGTCCTCGGCCACGCGGAGCGGGCTCGAGGCTGGGAGCACGATGCCGAGCTGGCCCAAGCGCAGGCGCTTGGTCACCATGGCCACGTAGAGGTCGAGCAGTACGGGGTTCGTCGAGCACTCGAACCCCTCGATGTGGAAGTGATGCTCGGTGAAGCCGATCCCGGCGTAGCCCAGCTCATCGGCCAGCCGCGCGATATCCCGAATCTCGCCGAGCATCCGCTGGTAGAGGTCGTCGCGCTGGCCGGCCATGCCGCAGGCAAGCTCGTCGGGCTGCCCGACCGTGGGGAGCATGAACAGGTGAAATTTCACGAACTCGCATGCTACGCGAGCGGGTAGACCCTGTCAAGGATGAGCGACCTTCGGGAGGGTGCAATATGACGTATCGGAACGAAGAGGCGAACACGAAATTCAGAACCGTCTGGCTCGTCGTCACCCTCGCCCTGGGAATCCTTTCGGCGCCGCTTTCACCAGAAGCGCAGCAGCCAGCGAAAGTTCCCAGGATAGGTGTTCTATTGCCGTGGCCCGCTCCGGCTCCCTCTGCGCCCTCGCCCCTCCTCGAGGCATTCCGGCAAGGCCTGCGTGAGCTCGGCCACGTGGAGGGGCAGAACATTGCCATCGAGTACCGGTATGCGGAGGGGACGTTCGAACGGCTCCCCGACCTCGCCGCTGAGCTGGTGCGTCTCAAGGTTGACGTCATCGTGACAACGAGCACGCGAGCGATCCAGGCTGCCAAGCAAGCGACCACCCAGATTCCCATCGTCATGGCGGTTTCCGGCGATCCTGTCGGGACGGGGCTCGTCGCCAGCCTCGCGCGACCGTGAGGGAACATCACGGGGCTGTCCCTCCTTGCCCCCGAGCTGGCGGGCAAGCGGTTGGAGCTGCTCAAGGAGTCCTTGCCCGGGCTCTCCCGCGTGGCCGTACTCTGGAATTCGCCCAGTGTCGCCATGAGACACACATTTAGAGAGGCGCAGGTCGCAGCAGGAGTGTTGGGGCTAAGGTTTATATCCCTCGAGGTACAAGGAAATCCCGAAGATTTCGAGCGCGTCTTCTCCACGATCCCCCGGGAGCGTCCGGACGGGCTCTTCGTCACGCTGGACCCGTTCACCAATCTTCATCGGAGACGGATCGCTGAGCTTGCGGCAAAGCACCAACTGCCAGCGATCTACGAGAACAGGGAGTTTGTCGACGCCGGAGGTCTCATGTCGTATGGACCGAGCGTTCGTGATATGTGGAGGCGCGCTGCCACCTTTGTGGACAAGATCCTCAAAGGCACCAAGCCTGCAGACCTGCCCGTCGAGCAACCCACGCGCTTCGAGCTGGTCATCAACATGAAGACCGCCAGGGCCCTCGGCCTCACGATCCCAGAGTCTGTCCTCATCCGGGCAGACAAAATCATCGACTGAGGTGGGCTAAGACAAGGAGAGAACCTCCCCCATGTGGATGGAGCGCGCGTGATGATCTCGGTGATCAAGGCCCAGGACCGCTACCACCAC contains:
- a CDS encoding ABC transporter substrate-binding protein, coding for MTGLSLLAPELAGKRLELLKESLPGLSRVAVLWNSPSVAMRHTFREAQVAAGVLGLRFISLEVQGNPEDFERVFSTIPRERPDGLFVTLDPFTNLHRRRIAELAAKHQLPAIYENREFVDAGGLMSYGPSVRDMWRRAATFVDKILKGTKPADLPVEQPTRFELVINMKTARALGLTIPESVLIRADKIID
- a CDS encoding LLM class flavin-dependent oxidoreductase; the protein is MKFHLFMLPTVGQPDELACGMAGQRDDLYQRMLGEIRDIARLADELGYAGIGFTEHHFHIEGFECSTNPVLLDLYVAMVTKRLRLGQLGIVLPASSPLRVAEDIAILDQISGGRAYAGFARGYQTRWVNTLAQHIHVGATRSDKSEMDQINREAFEEALTIIKLAWTRETFRYEGKFWTIPPPDTAWLSPATKKWGRGVDAQDQLVEIGITPRPLQKPHPPIYGPFAFSMSTVRYWAKVGGIPVLLSGDLDFCKDLFTVYREEAARAGRELKWGESIALGGFVSLASDPGKAEKFAEPYRFAHAEWFTPFGFPQGLELIGDPDSISRQLETLQHALNFDEFFIWLNQGLSPHQQVLENLELFAAKVMPRFS